One genomic window of Lytechinus variegatus isolate NC3 chromosome 1, Lvar_3.0, whole genome shotgun sequence includes the following:
- the LOC121424507 gene encoding calmodulin-regulated spectrin-associated protein 1-like isoform X1 yields MDSIPEVIPMRSYNFRKAKLNSSVAWLLSKAYSDREEPPADLLDPLYQDNGEDHVKPSVIYQLASGELYSRVCSNIFPPTIHPWDGHVAIIQGFSRRGIHVVDDRNQPVTESILSQTQKIKLCESLPRAFKLLNAHVAMMDAIMKAYVNETISVENVVQAVRKFTTFNASSELPFDLEDALRFWINKVCLAVEHQVERDRKTHQANIMQSAAPAIRVKRDQVQPKEMLHFPKMNDMMKDLSDGCCLATIIHHYYPHLLSLEDVALHESMSFADSLHNLQVVTSFFQRNLPHLLHFTLEDLLYCHESMKYNIVALVAEMFWCFEVEKPSHLEANQVAQTFWCFQAKPAGLAGLGGIQSSAFTQMNTPLNMAARPPIPISDATKRSFHAPSPKAEMQSVDLTKVPSSPNSQRRLLNRQQQERSSIFGDTPGDENTPPSEYQNRSLQRSISREQQKQHPGSQSILAWEEKEKEERRTPDTATFTRPRRLQESPTVNMQSSRAGSLLANVSIDSEMNESQDFSGLDIEINPLPERMGSPNTQGQQHSEDRLMTLTHQRPVTQEGQLESEDLEVESLTSSRMSRQQGGFGETKESFNPMLTHRTDPVMNGVDGSQGATSSPGTFRGSQREHLDSAMSPASEAGSVDSSISRKNLKLDVHPVDILGSPRGPTNEFMPAVVRPLKEKSHQVRKTDERGDHLRHRNKHRSGDTRMTAAHQQYPDQGSDSSESVDATTPLSGESIADSLAGDLALQRARIARGVGPGGFMLAPASQSNQPQMAKGKHGEAFFISGSEQPLQDDGHHSFNAPTGAKSFTISEGAMTVDDAKEAGIPVVSASRSMQGLSEQGFRMRPGGMTSSQSDQEIYQPRPQHSHSFQNPVSSAAAPSSLPYSMHDSYSNPHNPHQYQPNPQFNPQSSNPQHANPHHGNPHHGNPHSNPHGNPHHDFRTHSPHHHISQPNPYDQQIDPEAYAHDQHGVSTWGHHQKQQQQQFHPHSTNPGMSQSFTNHSSTPANHQDVESPKLTAETVQSEHQDKRPVVMDFSHNLSPVQKENGYCPSGEKNTPVTMSHSGAILTQDHINHPSPVHSHPTIDQLSGSERPSNMEHHNSVEQNRNSYTNPHTFAADVENFHSNQSAFREPANHSMTTWSAKPKQSPNTEFPTTSTFSVTPTNTGAAGNGYHISSGETTKAGDGSVSSSELTHIRLRLEEKRRLMDYERHKLERQWNKQRQRVGKAAFLQVLANKKQEKEGNGEGYSRSEHQRNIENARPPQGLTTFAALSANREKTSQVSQEPPVSEQEQYQHPIQDKQLTQAYFLAQQNQMSQQTAQKTPRNQQPPPEHRAQQPSPSHLNQVQMAEGGRRSNESPRSGRDSESPRMRSESPGPRRTESPGSSSGSHSPHLTQEEYNTSLEKLNANLSQLQNQILRLSLQQEEFKKGMNESPRQVQESPRQVAQGDFGDQRDSPEHRDVHRPPSHPQQDSTGQMTGFYIESGDQKLSEQDSYVLEENPAFNIPQGQGISPQEMQHIQQSPQGFSLLPHNQPIDNFNEKQTVNAQRLSDVTYIKSEMNDNKYIIPDNLEHDAVVANAQIERTFSGQNLNIDNENQSQLKQMPTEEVHSPPANQRKGQPVMAFDIDMGSPKQPRAPPANQRKKEATPKKVQEKKSSPPRTPVKKQAPPSVYEIVGEGEEDVPVPSDMVVRPLEQLNASKDDDSADTSGMAAGFIIGEDDKAQDELAKRKEMFLKARLKREEEAKIKKASREAEAERKREELRKKQEEAEMKKAEQAARREQIRLEYQRKKQAELDPDSAPPPPRKQKSSRPRPKSQMVTSDKGPSHSHGYTALDSASDIALSVQKKSYTIESSSEGEIAGAVTGAAAGAAAAQGSENQTSASAPSTQGETPHPPPQGSAAAPPQSSATPQSASQAADQGTKKSPSSSGKPMPEAAKRRPPSPRPRSNTLPGSLRSPEKTSPQNAPQIQAPESGASVMSPQEGAVANVSPSVASQESSGSGGSQAADYSGPKLFVKPTSKSNRHIIINAISHCILAGVVNEKTKDKVLQEIAKSDQKHFMILFRDHSLQFRSLYGFTPESEELTKVYGTGPRHITNKMTEALYKYNSGGKHFAKVPSKSLSVQIDGITINSAFWQSKRPVSTKKH; encoded by the exons ATTCGAGTGAAGAGGGATCAGGTGCAACCGAAGGAGATGCTACACTTCCCCAAGATGAATGACATGATGAAGGATCTATCAGATGGATGTTGCTTAGCAACCATTATTCATCATTACTACCCTCATCTTCTATCATTGGAAG ATGTGGCTCTGCATGAGTCAATGTCGTTTGCTGATTCGCTGCACAACCTACAGGTGGTGACGTCTTTCTTCCAGCGTAACCTACCCCATCTCCTTCACTTCACATTGGAAGATCTACTCTACTGCCATGAATCCATGAAATACAACATTGTGGCGTTGGTCGCTGAGATGTTCTGGTGCTTTGAGGTGGAGAAACCCAGCCATCTAGAAGCGAATCAAG TTGCTCAGACCTTTTGGTGTTTCCAGGCCAAACCGGCTGGCCTTGCTGGCTTAG GAGGGATTCAGTCATCTGCGTTTACACAGATGAACACACCACTGAACATGGCAGCAAGGCCTCCTATCCCTATCAGTGATGCAACAAAGAGAAGCTTTCATGCCCCGTCGCCCAAGGCGGAAATGCAGAGCGTCGATCTCACCAAAGTTCCTTCGAGTCCAAA TTCCCAGAGGAGGCTGTTGAACCGGCAGCAGCAAGAGAGAAGTTCCATCTTTGGTGATACACCTGGCGATGAGAACACTCCACCAAGTGAATACCAGAATAGATCCCTTCAACGCTCAATATCCAGGGAGCAGCAGAAACAGCATCCAGGATCACAGTCAATCCTGGCTTgggaggagaaagaaaaggaagaaagaag GACTCCAGATACAGCAACATTCACGAGGCCGAGAAGATTACAGGAATCTCCTACAGTGAACATGCAGTCTAGCCGGGCTGGGAGTCTCCTTGCCAACGTTAGCATCGACAGCGAGATGAACGAGAGTCAAGACTTCTCCGGTCTGGACATTGAGATCAACCCCCTCCCAGAAAGAATGGGTTCCCCAAATACCCAGGGACAGCAGCATAGTGAGGACAGGTTAATGACATTGACCCATCAACGACCTGTTACCCAGGAGGGCCAGTTGGAAAGCGAGGACTTGGAAGTTGAAAGCTTGACATCATCAAGGATGTCTCGGCAGCAAGGAGGTTTTGGCGAAACCAAGGAGTCATTCAACCCGATGCTCACCCACAGAACTGATCCTGTGATGAATGGTGTTGATGGAAGTCAGGGTGCAACATCCAGTCCAGGAACTTTTAGAGGTAGTCAGAGAGAACATTTAGACAGTGCTATGAGCCCAGCATCAGAAGCTGGCAGTGTGGATTCTTCAATATCTAGGAAGAACCTGAAGCTGGATGTCCATCCTGTTGATATTCTAGGTTCTCCCCGTGGTCCAACCAACGAGTTCATGCCTGCTGTAGTACGACCGTTAAAAGAGAAATCGCATCAGGTCAGAAAGACAGATGAAAGGGGAGATCATTTGAGGCATCGTAATAAGCACAGATCAGGTGATACTAGAATGACTGCTGCTCACCAACAATATCCTGACCAGGGAAGTGATTCCTCAGAGAGTGTGGATGCAACAACACCCCTGAGTGGAGAGAGTATTGCAGATTCCCTTGCAGGGGATCTTGCTCTGCAACGGGCTCGTATTGCAAGAGGAGTTGGGCCAGGTGGCTTTATGTTGGCTCCTGCTTCTCAGAGTAACCAACCTCAAATGGCTAAAGGTAAACATGGTGAGGCTTTCTTCATCAGTGGGAGTGAACAACCGCTTCAGGATGATGGTCACCACAGTTTTAATGCCCCCACAGGAGCTAAGAGTTTCACTATATCTGAAGGAGCCATGACGGTGGATGATGCAAAAGAGGCTGGTATCCCAGTAGTATCGGCATCCAGATCTATGCAAGGTCTGAGTGAGCAAGGTTTCCGCATGAGACCAGGTGGAATGACCAGCAGTCAATCTGACCAAGAAATCTACCAGCCACGTCCTCAACATTCCCACTCCTTCCAGAACCCAGTCTCTTCAGCCGCTGCACCGTCATCCTTGCCATATTCCATGCATGATTCATATTCCAACCCTCATAATCCTCACCAATATCAACCTAATCCACAATTCAATCCTCAGTCCTCTAACCCCCAGCATGCTAATCCTCACCACGGTAATCCCCACCATGGTAATCCTCATTCCAATCCCCATGGAAATCCTCACCATGATTTTCGCACTCACTCCCCGCACCACCACATTTCTCAACCTAACCCGTACGACCAACAGATCGACCCTGAGGCCTATGCTCACGATCAACATGGTGTCTCTACTTGGGGACACCATCAGAAGCAACAACAGCAACAGTTTCATCCTCACTCTACTAATCCAGGTATGTCACAATCCTTTACTAATCATTCTAGCACCCCTGCTAATCATCAAGACGTAGAGTCGCCCAAGCTGACTGCGGAAACGGTACAGTCTGAACATCAGGATAAAAGACCTGTAGTCATGGATTTCTCTCATAACCTCAGCCCTGTCCAGAAAGAAAATGGATATTGTCCTAGTGGTGAGAAAAATACCCCTGTCACTATGTCGCATAGTGGTGCCATACTAACACAAGACCATATTAACCATCCCAGTCCTGTTCATTCACATCCAACTATAGATCAACTGTCTGGTTCAGAAAGACCTTCCAATATGGAACATCATAATTCAGTAGAACAGAATAGAAATAGTTATACTAATCCTCACACATTTGCAGCAGATGTAGAGAACTTCCATTCTAACCAATCTGCTTTCAGGGAGCCTGCTAACCATTCTATGACCACATGGTCTGCCAAACCCAAACAATCACCTAATACTGAATTTCCCACCACTTCCACTTTTTCTGTAACACCAACTAACACAGGTGCAGCAGGCAATGGATATCACATCAGTTCTGGAGAAACAACAAAGGCTGGAgatgggagcgtttcatcatcTGAATTGACTCACATAAGGCTCAGGCTGGAGGAGAAAAGGAGATTGATGGACTATGAAAGGCACAAGCTCGAACGCCAGTGGAATAAGCAAAGGCAACGGGTTGGCAAGGCTGCATTCCTGCAGGTGTTGGCAAATAAAAAGCaggagaaagaaggaaatgGCGAAGGTTACTCAAGATCAGAACATCAGAGGAACATAGAAAATGCTCGCCCACCACAAGGATTGACCACTTTTGCAGCCCTTAGTGCCAATCGTGAGAAGACATCTCAGGTGTCACAAGAGCCTCCTGTATCAGAACAAGAACAATACCAGCACCCTATCCAGGATAAGCAGTTGACACAAGCGTATTTTCTTGCACAGCAGAACCAAATGTCCCAACAAACAGCCCAGAAAACCCCTCGTAACCAACAGCCACCACCAGAGCATCGTGCTCAGCAGCCCAGCCCAAGTCACCTCAATCAGGTTCAAATGGCTGAAGGTGGACGAAGGTCCAATGAGAGTCCAAGATCAGGAAGGGACTCGGAGAGCCCACGTATGAGGTCAGAGTCACCGGGTCCCAGGAGAACTGAGAGTCCAGGATCCAGTTCTGGGTCCCATTCGCCGCATCTTACCCAAGAGGAGTACAACACTTCTCTAGAAAAATTAAATGCTAATCTTTCCCAACTCCAAAATCAAATTCTGAGGTTATCCTTGCAGCAAGAAGAGTTTAAGAAGGGTATGAATGAATCTCCAAGGCAGGTACAGGAATCACCAAGGCAGGTGGCACAAGGAGATTTTGGTGACCAGCGAGATAGTCCAGAGCACCGAGATGTCCATAGACCCCCATCCCATCCTCAGCAAGATTCAACTGGTCAAATGACTGGATTCTACATTGAAAGTGGGGATCAGAAGCTTTCAGAACAAGATTCCTATGTACTTGAAGAAAACCCTGCTTTCAATATACCCCAGGGGCAGGGAATCAGTCCCCAAGAAATGCAGCATATTCAGCAATCACCCCAAGGATTCTCATTATTACCACATAACCAACCAATtgacaattttaatgaaaagcaAACAGTGAATGCACAGAGATTATCAGACGTCACTTACATAAAATCTGAAATGAACGATAACAAATATATTATTCCAGACAATCTTGAACATGATGCTGTTGTTGCCAATGCCCAAATAGAAAGAACATTCAGTGGGCAGAATCTGAATATAGACAATGAGAATCAATCACAACTCAAGCAAATGCCAACTGAAGAAGTTCATTCACCTCCTGCGAATCAGAGGAAAGGGCAGCCTGTCATGGCTTTTGACATTGATATGGGTTCTCCAAAGCAACCACGAGCACCTCCTGCAAACCAGAGAAAGAAGGAAGCAACGCCAAAGAAAGTTCAGGAGAAGAAATCATCGCCTCCTAGGACACCCGTCAAGAAGCAGGCTCCACCGTCGGTTTATGAAATTGTAggtgaaggagaagaagatgtTCCTGTTCCAAGTGATATGGTAGTGCGCCCTCTAGAGCAGTTGAATGCAAGTAAGGATGATGATTCTGCAGATACAAGTGGGATGGCTGCAGGATTTATCATTGGAGAAGATGACAAG GCTCAAGATGAGTTAGCAAAGAGGAAAGAGATGTTCTTAAAGGCTCGTCTGAAGAGAGAAGAGGAAGCTAAGATCAAGAAGGCATCAAGAGAGGCTGAAgctgagagaaagagagaagaactTAG GAAAAAGCAAGAGGAAGCAGAGATGAAAAAGGCAGAGCAAGCAGCCAGAAGAGAGCAGATAAGATTAGAATACCAGAGAAAGAAACAGGCAGAGTTG GATCCTGACAGTGCACCCCCACCCCCAAGAAAGCAGAAGTCATCCCGACCCCGCCCTAAGTCGCAGATGGTTACTTCAGACAAGGGACCAAGCCATAGCCATGGTTATACTGCCCTGGACAGTGCCTCAGATATCGCACTCA GTGTTCAGAAGAAGTCTTATACCATAGAGTCATCGTCCGAAGGGGAGATAGCAGGTGCCGTTACAGGTGCCGCAGCAGGTGCGGCAGCGGCCCAGGGCTCTG AGAATCAAACAAGTGCTTCAGCTCCTTCCACTCAAGGAGAAACACCCCACCCTCCACCCCAGGGGTCTGCTGCTGCCCCTCCCCAATCCTCAGCCACACCTCAATCTGCATCTCAAGCAGCAGACCAAGGAACCAAAAAGTCCCCCTCCTCTTCTGGAAAACCAATGCCAGAGGCTGCTAAGCGCAGACCCCCTTCCCCGAGACCAAGATCTAACACCCTCCCCGGTAGTCTCCGATCCCCAGAGAAAACAAGTCCTCAAAATGCCCCTCAGATACAAGCCCCTGAATCAGGGGCGAGCGTGATGTCCCCACAAGAGGGAGCTGTTGCCAATGTTTCTCCAAGTGTCGCATCCCAGGAGAGCAGCGGGTCCGGTGGAAGTCAGGCGGCTGATTATTCTG GTCCCAAGCTGTTTGTGAAACCAACCAGTAAGTCCAATCgtcacatcatcatcaatgcTATCTCTCACTGTATCCTGGCAGGTGTCGTCAATGAGAAAACCAAAGATAAAGTTCTTCAG GAAATTGCCAAGTCAGACCAGAAGCACTTCATGATCTTGTTCAGAGATCACAGTCTTCAGTTCCGGTCACTCTATGGCTTTACCCCAGAGTCAGAGGAACTGACCAAGGTCTACGGCACTGGTCCTAGACATATCACCAACAAGATGACTGAAGCTCTCTACAA GTACAACTCCGGTGGGAAACACTTTGCCAAGGTTCCTTCCAAGTCCTTATCAGTGCAGATCGATGGTATCACAATCAACAGTGCCTTCTGGCAGTCCAAGAGACCAGTCTCCACCAAAAAACACTGA